aaacaaaaaaaacacaataacaAAAATGGAGTTGTCCACTCTTGCCATTGCCCTCCTCTCCATCGCCCTAACTTACTACTTCCTCATCTCCCCGAAACGCCGCAGCGGAGGCAAGCTCCCCCCGGGCCCCCGCCCCCTCCCGGTGGTGGGAAACATCTTCCAGCTCGGCACGAAGCCTCACCAGTCCCTGGCCCAGCTGGCCAAGACCCACGGCCCCCTCATGTCCCTCCACTTCGGCAGCGTCTACACCGTCATCGTCACCTCCCCGGAGATGGCGCGTGAGATCTTCGTGAAGCACGACACCGACTTCCTCAACCGCACCGTGGTCGAGGCCGTCCACGCCCACGACCACGACTCCATCTCCATGGCCTTCATGGACGTCGGCTCCGAGTGGCGCGCCCTCCGCCGCATCTGCAAGGAACAAATCTTCTCCGTCAAGAGCCTCGAGACCAGCCAGGTTCATacccaataataatattgcctatgtcccactaaaaataaaacgttttccTGTTTtgattgtcccattaaaaatgaaacgtgtcctaaaatagaaataactttatctctacctttttcatctCACTTACTTCACTccctcttctttaactcacaaaacaacactacataaaatctcgtgccgattcccaaatgtttcattttaaatgggacggcgggagtagtattttatatgatttgatttatttccatttccataCCTTTCTGTATCGctacatattataaatatgtgtggagtattttattataattacgaatgaagaaataaaatatttatcattatgCTCTCACAGGTCCTCCGCCAGGAGAAGCTGCAGCAGCTCCGCAGCTACGTGCAGCGGTGCAGCGAGGGAGGGAGGGTGGTGGACATCCGTGAGGCCTCGTTTGTCACCACGCTCAACCTCATGTCCGCCACGCTCTTCTCCATCCAGGCCACCGAGTTCGACTCCACCGCCACCGAGGAGTTCCGCGAAATCATGGAGGGAGTCGCCAGCATCGTTGGCGATCCCAACTTCGCCGACTATTTCCCCATTCTCAAGCGGTTTGACCCGCAGGGAGTCAAGCGGAAGGCGGAGCTCTACTTCGGGAAGATGCTCGTGCTCGTGGAGGACTTGCTCAAGAAGCGGCAGGAGGAGCGCCGCCGTGACCCGGCGTATGTGAAGAAGAATGATTTGTTGGAGAAGTTGGTTGATGTTTTGAATGAGGAAAGTGAATACAAGTTGACCACCAAACACATCACTCATTTGCTATTGGTTAgtactttaattcaatttatttctcttattatcaaataaattgtttACCTAGTTCGACTAGACTATATTAGTCAATGTAAAATTCACTAATGTCTCACTCCACATTTACTATGCAGGACTTGTTTGTTGGAGGATCGGAGACGACAACGACCTCGGTAGAGTGGATCATGTCGGAGCTTCTCATCAACCCGGAGAAACTCGAGAAGTTGAAAGAGGAGCTTCGGAGAGTGGTGGGGGAGAAGAATCAAGTCCAGGAATCGGACATACCACGTCTCCCATATTTTGAGGCCGTGATGAAGGAAGTCTTCCGTCTCCACCCGCCCGGCCCTCTCTTGCTTCCACGCAAGGCGGAGCGGGATGTGCAAGTCGGGGGCTACACCATCCCTAAAGACACACAGATACTGGTCAACGCGTGGGCTATTGGGAGAGACCCGAGTATTTGGCCGAACCCCGAGGCTTTCGAGCCCGAGAGATTCCTATCCATGAAAATGGACTATAAAGGGCAGGATTTTGAACTCATCCCGTTCGGATCCGGGAAAAGAATTTGCCCTGGTTTGTCGTTCGCGAACCGGATGCTCCCGATGATGGTGGCAACATTGATTCACAACTTCAATTGGAAACTTGAGGTTGAGGCCAATGCACAAGATGTGCACAAAGGAGAGATGTTTGGCATTGCAGTGCGCAGGGCAGTTCCACTCAAGGCTTATCCCCATAGCCATTGAGGAGTACTTATTTATATCATCTAtttacttcttcttttttttgtaataaatttGGCTTGCTTGTTTGAAGAATATGGCTTCTAATATTGTTATGTTATGTAACTTCACATCGCATTATCTATTGAGTTCAAATGAAATTTTCGTTCCTCTCTtgttatgaattaaatttactcCTCGAATAAGTTTTTTGAATACAATTAAAGTTTAGTCATTAATATGCTATTTAATTTCCGAAACCggaaatttaaatacataacTCCCCTCATATTTATGAACTTCATTGaaggaaattaattagttaaattaatgCGCATTAATTCTGCTAACgtaattttctaatataaaATGGATTCTTTGCGGTCAACATTTCCatcaagaatttaaaaaatgtctCGTGTGTATTCCTTTGTGATGATGAGTAGCCTCCTATTTTTCATTGCTCTTTCTTTCGCTCAAGATGTAGATGACGAAGATTGGAGGTTGTTGGAGGATCTTACACAGAGAAtcttggaagaagaagaggtgTTGTTGAATCTTGTCTCATCCAGACATGAAAGCCATCATGCTCCATCACATCATCACCATGCACAAGCTCCACATCACCATGGCAACCACTACCACCTTCACCCCCGCCATCGCCATCACCACCATGATCATGCTCATGCTCCAAGCcgccaccacctccaccaccatGCTTATGCTGAGGGTCCTAGTCCAGCTGACCAACATTACTATGCTCCTGCTCCATCACATGGTTAATTTTGAATCCCAAATTTATGAATGGGTTGGAGATGGAATTTcagtatcttttttttttgcaatggAATAATTATCTTTCGATTATGTTGATTATGTTTACTTTGATAGGAGTTTAATGGTGCAGTGACAAATATGTGATGCATTAgtcatatatacaaaatttacCAACACATTTAAGCATATACTACATGTGAgcagttatatatatatatagggaatGAAGGAAACAGAGAAAGCATATCGTAttacaacaatattttttttactattgcaacaaatattattccttccgtctcataaatttgtcacaatttactttttagtttatccacACAAATGTTACATTctctttttagaaaaaaattcgatcacattaatataaatataatattctctctcttcacttaaattcaaaataacatcttctaaaatctcgtgttaTTATCAAAGTATGTCATTTATTATGAAACGAAGGGAGGGAGTACTAAGTATAAGCGGCAAGAGCATGATCGAATTCATAGATATTAGGGGCCTACTCGAGATCGATTTATGACATGATCGGTGTTAGCCACCATGCCTTACATTTCAACTTACTTTAATCCGGGCTTTAAAACAGGAAGACAGAGCATTCCAAAAAACCATTAAAACTTTATAAAGTCAAATCTAActtgaatttgaaatgaaaacatcttaaattttagaaataaagtGCAACAAAACGAACTATCTCGATAGAAgatgtaaaagaaaaaatattgtacaGTATTTAATTTACTGAAAATGAACTGTACGTGCATTAAAGGCGGAGCtacaacttttaaaaatttagggATACTGTAATTATTTCATgttaaaaattagtactattatagtacccttccgttccatagtaatagaggcgtttctttCCAACACGGAGATTAAGTAAAGTGAGaggtgttaggtgagttaaataaagtaatggaaaataaaaaaaggtagagagaagaagagagaataaagtaaaagagagtaaagtgggtgtggaaaaatgtgttgacttttactaaaatggtaaaatgactctattactatggaacgtaccaaaatggtaaaatgactctattattatggaacagatggagtatataagaTTAACATCATATTACAAACAAATTGTGAAATGTCTTCTTTGCTCtccttataaaatttattgaattcatttaattagtatGGTATGATGCATGCACGAAATCTCCTTTTGACTCGGTGTGAATTTTACGAAATGTCAAAcacaaatagtaaaaaaagcttgtaaaataagtttcatttttgtaCTTCCTTCATCCTTGGAGTATAAACTTTTGGTTAAATATGAGCTTTAATGCAGAATTGGTAAactaaaagaaagaaagataaaaatagtagaaatagtgttagtggaga
The genomic region above belongs to Salvia hispanica cultivar TCC Black 2014 chromosome 3, UniMelb_Shisp_WGS_1.0, whole genome shotgun sequence and contains:
- the LOC125212704 gene encoding ferruginol synthase-like, translated to MELSTLAIALLSIALTYYFLISPKRRSGGKLPPGPRPLPVVGNIFQLGTKPHQSLAQLAKTHGPLMSLHFGSVYTVIVTSPEMAREIFVKHDTDFLNRTVVEAVHAHDHDSISMAFMDVGSEWRALRRICKEQIFSVKSLETSQVLRQEKLQQLRSYVQRCSEGGRVVDIREASFVTTLNLMSATLFSIQATEFDSTATEEFREIMEGVASIVGDPNFADYFPILKRFDPQGVKRKAELYFGKMLVLVEDLLKKRQEERRRDPAYVKKNDLLEKLVDVLNEESEYKLTTKHITHLLLDLFVGGSETTTTSVEWIMSELLINPEKLEKLKEELRRVVGEKNQVQESDIPRLPYFEAVMKEVFRLHPPGPLLLPRKAERDVQVGGYTIPKDTQILVNAWAIGRDPSIWPNPEAFEPERFLSMKMDYKGQDFELIPFGSGKRICPGLSFANRMLPMMVATLIHNFNWKLEVEANAQDVHKGEMFGIAVRRAVPLKAYPHSH